The Streptococcus sanguinis genomic sequence AGACAGTCTGGCTTATGAGATTGACGGTATTGTCATCAAGGTTAATGACTTGGCGGTGCAAGAGGAGCTTGGCTTTACTGTCAAGGCACCCAAGTGGGCCATTGCCTATAAGTTTCCGGCTGAGGAAAAGGAAGCCCAGCTTCTGTCTGTTGACTGGACAGTGGGGCGGACGGGAGTTGTGACTCCGACAGCCAATCTGACGCCAGTGCAGCTAGCGGGAACGACTGTCAGCCGAGTAACCTTGCACAATGTGGACTATATTGCAGAGAAGGATATTCGTCAGAAGGACACTGTTATCGTCTATAAGGCGGGAGATATTATTCCTGCTGTCTTGCGAGTGGTGGAGTCCAAGCGTGTCTCAGAGGAGCCTCTGGAAATACCAAGTCTCTGTCCGAGCTGTGAGAGTGAGCTAGTGCATTTCGAGGACGAAGTAGCTCTGCGCTGCATCAATCCGCTCTGTCCAGCCCAAATTAAGGAGGGCTTGATTCACTTTGCTAGCCGGGATGCCATGAATATTGCTGGCCTTGGCCCAGCAGTGGTAGAGAAGCTCTTTGCTCAAAATCTAGTCAAAGATGTGGCTGGAATCTATCGGCTGACGGTAGAAAATTTACTAGAACTAGAGAACTTTAAGGAAAAATCAGCAAATAAATTGTATACTGCTATTCAAGCTTCCAAGGCAAACTCGGCTGAACGCCTCTTGTTCGGATTGGGGATTCGCCATGTGGGAAGCAAGGCCAGTCGGATTTTGCTGGAGAAATTTCATGATATTCCTAAGCTGTCTCAGGCCAGCCAAGAAGAGATTGCGGCTATTGACAGCCTTGGAACTGTGATTGCCCAAAGCCTGCATACCTATTTTGAGCAGGAAGGCTCCCAGATTCTTTTGGCGGAATTACAGGAAGCAGGTGTGAATCTAGACTATCTAGGGCAAAAGGCAGCGGCTGATGCAGCCCTATCAGGTATGACGGTTGTTTTGACTGGTAAATTACAAAAATTGACCCGCAATCAAGCCAAGGAAAAATTGCAGAGTCTGGGTGCTAATGTTTCTGGATCTGTTTCTAAAAAAACGGATCTGGTAGTGGCTGGCGCAGATGCTGGCAGCAAGCTGGCCAAGGCTCAGGAGTTAGGAATTGAAATTCGGGATGAAGACTGGCTTGATAGCTTATGAGGC encodes the following:
- the ligA gene encoding NAD-dependent DNA ligase LigA translates to MKERMSELVELLNRYAHEYYTADRPSVSDSEYDRLYRELAELEEKYPTDILPDSPTHRVGGKILEGFEKYPHQYPLFSLQDAFSREELIAFDQRIRKEFPQVSYLCELKIDGLSISLTYEKGILVAGATRGDGSVGENITENLKRVKDIPLTLKEPLDITVRGECYMPKASFDAVNQLRQENGEPEFANPRNAAAGTLRQLDTAVVAKRNLATFLYQEASPTQVGSQEAVLNKLADLGFSVNPTHILADSIEAVWEFIEKIAQERDSLAYEIDGIVIKVNDLAVQEELGFTVKAPKWAIAYKFPAEEKEAQLLSVDWTVGRTGVVTPTANLTPVQLAGTTVSRVTLHNVDYIAEKDIRQKDTVIVYKAGDIIPAVLRVVESKRVSEEPLEIPSLCPSCESELVHFEDEVALRCINPLCPAQIKEGLIHFASRDAMNIAGLGPAVVEKLFAQNLVKDVAGIYRLTVENLLELENFKEKSANKLYTAIQASKANSAERLLFGLGIRHVGSKASRILLEKFHDIPKLSQASQEEIAAIDSLGTVIAQSLHTYFEQEGSQILLAELQEAGVNLDYLGQKAAADAALSGMTVVLTGKLQKLTRNQAKEKLQSLGANVSGSVSKKTDLVVAGADAGSKLAKAQELGIEIRDEDWLDSL